The following proteins come from a genomic window of Megalobrama amblycephala isolate DHTTF-2021 linkage group LG1, ASM1881202v1, whole genome shotgun sequence:
- the LOC125262766 gene encoding uncharacterized protein LOC125262766: MCFPGKCSHMALLDAKKTTTPINGRWREIMLKSKRRKTPLQDAEDHMTRRADKPGLQEQFISKYKGRGVFTTRAFFRRDFVLEYRGELLSSEESLDRTEHYTEAENAFLFDFQWRGRNWCMDASKEDCSLGRLVNDEHRNPTCKMRTLEVSRKPHLCLFAVRDILPGEEITFNHGYSDWPWRVKPLNQASTESSDKKPSISLGLQRSPHCAAPVSSPGLDEVNSSGPHKQSGKARTSRKTSSLVASATDASSSSAPCAVSTSVMTSSPSPYYRLPEGTLQLAKMSKVLMAMEKGTLSDFKGKKHDDIEIDPNEQLEAQGDSMSSDEEDYSDVSQTTAPAETDPPVQSDQSVSQEDQGSSNAPKKKWEDNEVKAVERHMMKFIKTCKVPGKQDCERCIHAEPEALKQRTWTRVKNYVRNRITTLKRKGGL, translated from the exons ATGTGTTTTCCCGGGAAATGCAGTCACATGGCATTGCTTGACGCGAAAAAGACGACAACCCCCATCAATGGACGCTGGAGAG aaaTAATGCTGAAAAGCAAAAGGCGTAAAACACCTCTGCAGGATGCAGAGGATCACATGACCCGTAGAGCTGATAAGCCTGGGCTTCAAGAGCAGTTCATCAGCAAATATAAAG GGCGTGGGGTTTTCACCACTAGAGCTTTTTTCAGACGTGATTTCGTTCTTGAATACAGAGGTGAACTTCTGAGTTCAGAAGAAAGTCTTGACCGAACTGAACACTACACTGAGGCCGAGAACGCGTTCCTGTTTGACTTTCAGTGGCGTGGCAGAAATTGGTG CATGGATGCATCTAAAGAAGACTGTTCCTTGGGAAGACTTGTAAATGACGAACACAGAAATCCTACTTGCAAAATGAGAACCCTTGAAGTGAGCAGGAAACCTCACCTGTGTCTCTTTGCTGTGCGAGACATTCTACCAGGGGAAGAAATCACTTTCAATCACGGATACTCAGACTGGCCATGGCGAGTCAAG CCTTTGAATCAAGCATCAACTGAATCCTCTGATAAAAAGCCATCCATCAGTTTGGGTCTGCAGAGATCG CCTCATTGTGCTGCTCCTGTTTCTTCACCTGGATTGGACGAGGTGAACAGCAGTGGTCCACATAAGCAGTCAGGCAAAGCAAGAACATCAAGAAAAACG TCATCCTTAGTCGCGTCTGCAACTGATGCATCCTCTTCATCGGCACCCTGTGCTGTGTCCACCTCTGTGATGACCTCATCACCGTCACCGTATTACCGGTTACCAGAGGGGACACTGCAGTTGGCAAAAATGAGTAAAGTCCTAATGGCCATGGAGAAAGGAACACTGTCTGACTTCAAAGGAAAGAAACATGACGACATTGAAATTGACCCAAATG AGCAACTTGAGGCTCAAGGTGATTCCATGTCAAGTGATGAGGAGGATTACAGTGACGTATCTCAGACAACAGCACCAGCAGAGACTGATCCACCTGTTCAATCTGATCAATCTGTTTCACAAGAGGATCAAG GTTCTTCAAATGCTCCAAAAAAGAAATGGGAGGACAATGAGGTAAAAGCAGTAGAGAGACACATGATGAAGTTCATCAAGACATGCAAAGTTCCTGGTAAGCAAGACTGTGAAAGATGCATTCACGCAGAGCCAGAAGCTTTGAAGCAGCGAACATGGACTCGTGTGAAAAATTATGTGCGGAACAGGATCACGACTCTTAAAAGAAAGGGTGGTTTGTGA